One window of the Candidatus Zixiibacteriota bacterium genome contains the following:
- a CDS encoding Nitroreductase, whose translation MADQEMSHHGIDDSSSKKYPNETMRLLIERSSCRSFYDRPIPDDVLAMILEAGNRAATGGNLQPFSIIKIIDPAVKKEVDRLCGEQEFISTAPVDLLFCLDWYRLKCWAEIEEAPFSATSSFRHFWISFQDTIIAAQNICTAADALGLGSVYVGTVLECFRELRQIFDLPEGVFPVVLLSLGYPKARPMPKKKLGVKTIVHDGKYHKMNDTEIKTAFENKYPGFKRELTAERLERYETVCRRVRGEQFAKIAVERVKNQGYFNAIQNYFGLHYAADLMPEGNDDFLAMVKEFGFFWFEEYQSSNE comes from the coding sequence ATGGCCGACCAGGAAATGTCCCACCACGGAATAGATGACTCCTCGTCCAAAAAATACCCCAACGAAACAATGCGGCTTCTGATCGAACGATCCAGTTGTCGTAGTTTTTATGACAGGCCAATCCCCGATGATGTTCTGGCTATGATACTTGAAGCCGGCAACCGGGCCGCCACGGGCGGGAATTTACAGCCGTTTTCGATTATTAAAATTATCGACCCGGCGGTCAAAAAAGAAGTGGATAGGTTGTGCGGCGAGCAGGAGTTTATTTCCACAGCCCCGGTCGATCTGCTTTTTTGCCTCGATTGGTACCGGCTGAAATGTTGGGCCGAAATAGAAGAAGCCCCGTTTTCGGCGACCTCATCATTCCGCCACTTCTGGATTTCCTTTCAAGATACAATCATTGCCGCCCAGAATATCTGCACGGCCGCTGATGCTCTCGGCCTCGGTTCGGTTTATGTCGGCACGGTTCTGGAGTGTTTTCGGGAATTGAGGCAGATTTTCGACCTGCCGGAGGGGGTCTTTCCGGTGGTTCTTTTAAGTCTCGGGTACCCCAAGGCGCGTCCGATGCCGAAGAAGAAGCTGGGAGTAAAAACGATAGTGCATGACGGCAAGTACCATAAAATGAATGATACCGAGATAAAGACAGCATTCGAGAATAAATATCCCGGATTCAAAAGAGAACTGACGGCGGAGCGGTTGGAACGGTACGAAACGGTTTGCCGGCGGGTGCGGGGCGAGCAATTTGCCAAGATTGCCGTGGAGCGGGTCAAGAACCAGGGATATTTCAACGCCATTCAGAATTATTTTGGACTACATTATGCGGCCGACTTAATGCCGGAAGGAAACGATGATTTCCTGGCGATGGTGAAAGAATTCGGCTTTTTCTGGTTTGAAGAATACCAATCGTCAAATGAATAA